In a genomic window of Helianthus annuus cultivar XRQ/B chromosome 10, HanXRQr2.0-SUNRISE, whole genome shotgun sequence:
- the LOC110884935 gene encoding uncharacterized protein LOC110884935 — MVVAKHVEQEKVSPRAILQRPMAGSQVPYCPIEKKMSDFWSPLDPSTFKVCKLFWAAKLNQLFSIYPSSPATTERRENGGRSAANGCDSRRGCDAHNSGEFQKKKGEIRRSTG, encoded by the exons ATGGTGGTTGCCAAACATGTTGAGCAGGAAAAAG TGTCTCCAAGGGCTATTTTGCAAAGACCAATGGCAGGCTCTCAAGTTCCGTATTGTCCGATAGAGAAGAAAATGTCAGATTTTTGGTCACCGCTTGATCCAAGTACCTTTAAA GTTTGTAAACTGTTTTGGGCTGCAAAGCTAAATCAGCTTTTCTCCATTTACCCCTCCTCACCAGCAACGACAGAGAGAAGAGAGAACGGAGGAAGGTCCGCCGCCAATGGTTGTGATTCACGACGGGGATGTGACGCTCATAACAGCGGtgaatttcagaaaaaaaaaggAGAAATTAGACGGAGCACTGGTTAG